A portion of the Oxynema aestuarii AP17 genome contains these proteins:
- a CDS encoding dipeptide ABC transporter ATP-binding protein encodes MSEALLSVENLRVAYAGGRGATRVEPNWAIDGVSFSLGRGERLGLVGESGCGKSTLGRALMRLLPRSARVEGRIEFNGESVFDLNAARLRQFRGEVVGLVFQDPMTRLDPLMTIGDHCLETLQAHQPQLHKREAKQKAIATLEAVRIPADRWTQYPHEFSGGMRQRVAIALALLLDPKVIIADEPTTSLDVTVSAEILQELTRLCRDRDLGLLLISHDLAMVCEYCDRIAVMYDGEMVELGPSDRVLFDPEHEYTRSLLEAALHVHAIEEKSPNPVPVVEPSSAAPLLKVEDLKQHYTLEPNLIERLLGKPAQTIKAVDGVSFELNSGEILGLVGESGCGKSTLSRTILQLIRPTSGQVRFLGEDLTTLTREQVRRHRRQMQMVFQDPLACLNPMMTIAQSIADPLFVHKLATAAQARREVEQMLERVGLTPTGEFCDRYPSQLSGGQQQRVAIARALITHPKLVICDEPVSMLDASVQSQVLELMLDLKAEFDLTYLFITHDLWVARFLCDRIAVMNRGQIVEIGETHQIFNHPQHPYTQTLLAAAPLLAKTA; translated from the coding sequence ATGAGCGAAGCTTTACTTTCTGTTGAAAATCTGCGGGTCGCCTACGCGGGGGGACGCGGTGCGACGAGGGTCGAACCCAACTGGGCGATCGACGGCGTCTCGTTTTCCTTGGGGCGCGGGGAACGCTTGGGTTTGGTCGGCGAATCCGGTTGCGGGAAATCGACCTTGGGACGGGCGTTGATGCGCTTGTTACCGCGATCGGCCCGGGTGGAAGGTCGGATCGAGTTTAACGGCGAGTCGGTGTTCGACTTAAATGCAGCTCGACTGCGGCAATTTCGCGGCGAAGTGGTGGGGTTGGTGTTTCAAGACCCGATGACGCGCCTCGATCCGTTGATGACCATCGGGGATCACTGTTTGGAGACGTTGCAAGCGCACCAACCGCAGTTACATAAGCGCGAGGCGAAGCAGAAGGCGATCGCCACGTTGGAGGCGGTACGGATTCCGGCGGATCGCTGGACTCAGTACCCCCACGAGTTTAGTGGGGGAATGCGCCAACGGGTGGCGATCGCCTTGGCGCTGCTGCTCGATCCCAAGGTGATTATTGCGGACGAACCGACGACGAGTTTGGACGTGACGGTTTCCGCAGAAATTTTGCAGGAGTTGACCCGCTTGTGTCGCGATCGCGATCTGGGATTGTTGTTAATTTCCCACGATCTGGCGATGGTCTGCGAATATTGCGATCGCATTGCGGTGATGTACGATGGCGAAATGGTCGAACTCGGTCCGAGCGATCGCGTCTTGTTCGATCCCGAACACGAGTACACGCGATCGCTCCTCGAAGCGGCGTTACACGTTCACGCGATCGAGGAAAAATCCCCGAATCCGGTTCCCGTCGTCGAACCTTCATCCGCCGCCCCTTTATTAAAGGTTGAAGATTTAAAACAACACTACACCCTCGAACCGAATCTCATCGAGCGTTTGTTGGGCAAACCCGCACAAACGATTAAAGCCGTCGATGGCGTCAGTTTCGAGTTAAACTCCGGTGAAATCCTCGGTTTAGTTGGCGAGTCCGGTTGCGGCAAAAGTACGCTCTCGCGCACGATTTTGCAGTTAATCCGCCCGACGAGCGGCCAGGTGCGCTTTTTGGGCGAAGACCTGACCACCTTAACCCGCGAACAAGTCCGTCGCCATCGGCGCCAGATGCAAATGGTGTTTCAAGACCCGTTAGCCTGTCTCAATCCGATGATGACGATCGCCCAAAGTATTGCCGATCCCCTGTTCGTCCACAAGTTGGCGACGGCGGCCCAGGCGAGGAGAGAGGTGGAACAAATGCTCGAACGGGTGGGACTGACGCCGACGGGGGAGTTTTGCGATCGCTATCCGTCCCAACTCTCCGGGGGTCAACAGCAGCGCGTGGCGATCGCCCGGGCGTTGATTACCCATCCCAAACTCGTCATTTGCGACGAACCCGTGAGTATGCTCGATGCGAGCGTGCAGAGTCAAGTGTTGGAGTTAATGTTAGATTTGAAAGCAGAATTCGATTTAACTTATCTATTTATTACTCACGACCTGTGGGTGGCGCGCTTTTTGTGCGATCGCATCGCCGTCATGAATCGCGGCCAAATCGTCGAAATTGGCGAAACGCACCAAATTTTCAACCATCCCCAACATCCGTACACCCAAACCCTCTTAGCTGCGGCGCCGTTATTAGCCAAAACCGCTTAG
- the gvpN gene encoding gas vesicle protein GvpN: MLQTRPKGFVNTPFIDRLVTRSLRYLRSGFSIHLRGPAGTGKTTLALHLADLLNRPTVLIFGDEQLKSSDLIGTQSGYHRKQVVDRFIHSVVKIEDEFGENWLDSRLTLACREGFTLVYDEFNRSRPEVNNVLLSALEEKLLVLPPNIQRSEYVRVHPEFRVIFTSNPAEYCGIHDTQDALVDRLVTIELEEPDELSEIEMLVCKYSFDRRDAETIVRLVKRFHQETESDKTSGLRSALAIAKICQVHDIPIRSDCEAFRDLCGDVLLSRAAISLSKAQGYLDALLDRLTPEMTGENADRAADIPVKNQPESPRKSPEEAIAPTVAYELEIYDYLQHNHGVRVSAIESALGIDRVEAVRGLRSLIQKGLVVHKDARLYVSSSGLD, translated from the coding sequence GTGCTACAAACTCGTCCCAAAGGATTTGTTAACACGCCTTTCATCGATCGCCTGGTCACGCGATCGCTGCGTTATTTGCGATCGGGTTTTTCGATCCACTTGCGCGGTCCGGCGGGAACGGGAAAAACGACCCTAGCTTTACATTTAGCCGATCTTCTCAATCGTCCCACGGTCTTAATTTTCGGCGACGAACAACTGAAAAGTTCCGATTTAATCGGGACGCAATCCGGGTACCACCGCAAACAAGTGGTCGATCGTTTCATTCACAGCGTCGTTAAAATTGAAGATGAATTTGGAGAAAACTGGCTCGATTCTCGTCTGACCTTAGCTTGTCGGGAAGGATTTACCCTCGTTTACGATGAATTTAACCGATCGCGCCCGGAAGTCAATAATGTTTTACTATCCGCATTAGAAGAAAAATTACTAGTTTTACCTCCGAATATCCAGCGATCGGAATACGTTCGCGTCCATCCAGAATTTCGGGTTATTTTTACCTCCAACCCGGCGGAATATTGCGGCATTCACGACACCCAAGATGCCCTCGTGGATCGCTTAGTAACGATCGAGTTAGAAGAACCGGACGAACTGAGCGAGATCGAGATGTTAGTGTGTAAATATTCCTTCGATCGCCGCGATGCGGAAACGATCGTGCGACTGGTCAAAAGGTTTCATCAAGAAACAGAAAGCGACAAAACATCGGGATTGCGATCGGCATTGGCGATCGCCAAAATTTGCCAAGTTCACGATATCCCGATTCGGTCAGATTGCGAAGCGTTTCGCGATTTATGTGGGGATGTTTTACTCTCGCGGGCTGCAATTTCTTTGTCGAAAGCTCAAGGGTACCTCGATGCACTTTTAGACCGTTTGACCCCCGAAATGACGGGAGAAAATGCCGATCGAGCTGCGGATATTCCCGTTAAAAATCAGCCGGAATCACCGAGGAAGAGTCCCGAGGAAGCGATCGCGCCGACGGTCGCTTACGAACTCGAAATTTACGATTATTTGCAGCACAATCATGGGGTGAGAGTTTCGGCGATCGAATCGGCGTTAGGGATCGATCGCGTCGAAGCGGTTCGAGGGTTGCGATCGCTGATTCAAAAAGGGTTAGTCGTTCACAAAGACGCCCGTTTGTACGTCTCTAGTTCTGGACTCGATTAG
- a CDS encoding zf-TFIIB domain-containing protein, producing the protein MECPKDKTVTLVDVVLSGDLDAHECPRCQGNWISSAEYERWQADRRPSGVSVHSIAAQGDFNFRPSEFDSKAALCPECKRYMTRARVMVDRPFYIERCPNCNGIWCDRGEWEILEALGLHESIEQLFSGDWQAQMRSLHHNQKERQATIEKLGSEVAQMVFDLAEVLENHPNGEFGVAYLMRRFDRPQEAAGDRATNPPPSLF; encoded by the coding sequence GTGGAATGTCCGAAAGATAAAACGGTTACCCTAGTCGATGTGGTACTCTCAGGGGATCTCGACGCCCACGAATGCCCGCGATGTCAGGGAAATTGGATTTCTTCGGCGGAATACGAACGCTGGCAGGCCGATCGCCGCCCTTCCGGGGTGAGTGTCCACTCGATCGCCGCCCAAGGCGATTTCAATTTCCGACCGTCGGAATTTGATAGTAAAGCGGCACTGTGTCCGGAGTGCAAGCGCTACATGACCCGGGCGCGGGTGATGGTGGATCGGCCTTTTTATATCGAACGGTGTCCCAATTGCAACGGAATCTGGTGCGATCGCGGCGAATGGGAGATCTTGGAAGCGTTAGGACTGCACGAATCGATCGAACAACTCTTTTCAGGAGACTGGCAAGCACAAATGCGATCGCTACATCACAATCAAAAAGAACGTCAGGCGACCATCGAGAAATTAGGCTCGGAAGTGGCGCAAATGGTCTTCGATCTCGCCGAAGTCTTAGAAAATCACCCGAATGGAGAGTTTGGCGTCGCCTATTTGATGCGCCGTTTCGACAGACCCCAGGAAGCGGCGGGCGATCGCGCGACGAACCCACCGCCAAGCTTGTTTTAA
- a CDS encoding protochlorophyllide reductase, with the protein MEQDRMKTAIVTGASSGVGLYATKALAKRGWHVIMACRNLEKAKQAAQDLEIPEENYTILHVDLGSLQSVRKFISDFRTTGRPLDGVVCNAAIYMPLIKQPLRSPEGYELTMTTNHLGHFLMCNILLEDMKRSPGTDKRMVILGTVTHNPDELGGKIPPRPDLGELKGFAEGFKEPITMADGKKFEPVKAYKDSKVCNVLTMRELHRRYHDATGITFSSLYPGCVADTPLFRNHYPLFQKLFPIFQKYITGGYVSQELAGDRVAAVVADPEYKQSGVYWSWGNRQKKNRQSFVQKVSPQARDDERGEKMWDYSLKLVGLA; encoded by the coding sequence ATGGAACAAGATCGGATGAAAACAGCTATCGTCACGGGTGCCTCATCAGGGGTGGGATTGTACGCCACCAAAGCCCTCGCCAAACGCGGATGGCACGTGATTATGGCGTGCCGCAATTTAGAAAAAGCCAAACAAGCCGCTCAAGACCTCGAAATTCCCGAGGAAAACTACACGATTTTACACGTTGACCTCGGTTCCTTGCAGAGCGTCCGCAAGTTTATCAGCGATTTTCGCACGACCGGACGCCCTCTCGATGGCGTGGTATGCAATGCGGCGATTTACATGCCCTTAATCAAACAGCCATTGCGCAGTCCGGAAGGGTACGAGTTGACGATGACCACCAACCATCTCGGTCATTTCCTCATGTGCAATATCTTGCTCGAAGATATGAAGCGATCGCCCGGTACGGACAAACGCATGGTGATTTTAGGAACGGTCACCCACAACCCCGACGAACTCGGCGGTAAAATCCCCCCGCGTCCCGACTTGGGCGAACTCAAAGGCTTTGCCGAAGGTTTCAAAGAACCGATTACTATGGCAGACGGCAAGAAATTTGAACCCGTTAAAGCCTACAAAGATAGCAAAGTCTGCAACGTGCTGACCATGCGCGAACTGCATCGCCGCTATCACGACGCGACCGGGATTACTTTCTCCTCTCTCTACCCCGGTTGCGTTGCGGATACTCCTCTGTTCCGCAATCACTATCCCCTGTTCCAAAAACTTTTCCCGATCTTCCAGAAGTACATCACCGGAGGCTACGTCTCCCAAGAATTAGCCGGAGACCGGGTGGCGGCGGTGGTCGCCGATCCCGAGTACAAGCAATCCGGAGTCTATTGGAGTTGGGGCAACCGCCAGAAGAAAAACCGTCAGTCTTTCGTGCAGAAGGTCTCTCCACAAGCACGCGACGACGAACGCGGCGAAAAAATGTGGGATTACAGTCTCAAGTTAGTCGGATTGGCTTAA
- a CDS encoding RelA/SpoT family protein: protein MNPPALSCSFEVEIPDWLNSCLIDREQGSANSSADWSSEENALICGAFEFAYRLHECQRRRSGEPYIIHPIAVAGLLRDLGGSSAMIAAGFLHDVVEDTDVTPEQIEEMFGPEVRQLVEGVTKLSKFNFSSKTERQAENFRRMFLAMAKDIRVIVVKLADRLHNMRTLDSLPDAKRRRIALETREIFAPLANRLGIGRFKWELEDLAFKYLEPESYREMQELVAEKRTDREARLANVTEVLRDRLKQVGIDCIDVSGRPKHLYGIYQKMQRQNKKFQEIYDVAAVRTIVKNNEECYRALAIVHDVFRPIPGRFKDYIGLPKPNRYQSLHTVVIGQTGRPIEIQIRTLEMHQVAEYGIAAHWKYKETGSSVAQMSSDDEKFTWLRQLLEWQSDLKDAQEYLDNVKDNLFDEDVYVFTPQGDVISLKRGATPVDFAYRIHTEIGNHCAGAKVNDRMVPLDTPLKNGDIVEVMTQKNCHPSLDWLNFVVTTGARNRIRQWYKRSHRDENVARGREMLEKEMGKNGFESLLKSESMHQVAQRCNYQEVEDLLAALGYGEVTLNSVVNRLREAVKTHRPTEDDTDSLDYEQLELTPSTSSRALREAPRPLPSGKSPIIGVEGLVYHLAGCCSPVPGEAIVGAVTRRDRGISIHRQGCPNLDRISGDRLLPVSWNPTDEESGRAQTYPVEISIEVLDRVGVLNDILSRLKDNNVNVRSANVKTYMGKPAAIELGIDICDRHQLDRTFAQIRQMSDVLNLRRMGQMED, encoded by the coding sequence ATGAACCCCCCCGCATTGAGTTGTTCGTTTGAAGTCGAGATTCCCGACTGGTTGAATTCCTGTTTGATCGATCGCGAACAGGGTTCGGCGAACAGTTCGGCAGATTGGTCGTCCGAAGAAAATGCCTTAATTTGTGGGGCGTTTGAGTTTGCCTACCGCCTGCACGAATGCCAGAGAAGACGATCGGGCGAGCCTTACATCATACATCCGATCGCCGTTGCCGGATTGCTGCGCGATCTCGGAGGAAGTAGCGCCATGATTGCGGCAGGATTCCTGCACGACGTGGTGGAAGATACCGATGTCACCCCCGAACAAATCGAGGAAATGTTCGGGCCGGAAGTGCGACAATTGGTCGAAGGGGTGACGAAGTTATCTAAATTTAACTTTTCGAGTAAAACCGAACGACAGGCGGAAAATTTCCGGCGCATGTTTTTGGCGATGGCGAAAGACATTCGCGTGATCGTGGTCAAATTGGCCGATCGCCTGCACAACATGCGAACCTTAGATTCGCTTCCCGATGCCAAACGACGGCGGATCGCCTTAGAAACCCGAGAAATTTTCGCGCCGTTGGCGAACCGACTGGGAATCGGTCGGTTTAAGTGGGAGTTAGAAGATCTCGCGTTTAAATATCTCGAACCGGAATCGTACCGGGAGATGCAAGAGTTAGTCGCGGAAAAACGAACCGATCGCGAAGCGCGACTCGCCAACGTGACCGAAGTGCTGCGCGATCGCCTCAAACAAGTCGGCATCGACTGCATCGACGTAAGCGGACGGCCCAAGCATTTGTATGGAATTTACCAAAAAATGCAACGGCAAAATAAGAAATTCCAGGAAATTTACGACGTCGCTGCGGTACGGACGATCGTCAAAAATAACGAAGAATGCTATCGGGCTTTGGCGATCGTTCACGACGTGTTTCGTCCGATTCCCGGTCGGTTTAAAGATTACATCGGCTTGCCCAAACCGAACCGTTACCAGTCCTTACATACCGTCGTCATCGGTCAAACCGGACGCCCGATCGAGATCCAAATTCGTACCTTAGAAATGCACCAAGTTGCGGAGTACGGGATCGCGGCCCATTGGAAATATAAAGAAACCGGATCCAGCGTCGCCCAAATGTCCTCGGATGACGAGAAATTTACCTGGTTGCGACAACTACTCGAATGGCAAAGCGACCTCAAAGACGCTCAGGAATATCTAGATAACGTCAAAGATAATTTATTTGACGAGGATGTTTACGTTTTTACCCCGCAAGGAGACGTGATTTCTCTCAAACGGGGGGCGACTCCCGTGGATTTTGCCTATCGCATCCACACCGAAATCGGCAACCACTGCGCCGGGGCGAAGGTCAACGATCGCATGGTTCCCCTGGACACGCCGTTAAAAAATGGGGATATCGTCGAAGTGATGACCCAGAAAAACTGTCATCCGAGTTTGGATTGGTTGAACTTTGTGGTCACGACTGGGGCGCGCAACCGAATTCGCCAGTGGTACAAGCGATCGCACCGGGATGAGAACGTCGCGCGCGGGCGAGAAATGCTCGAAAAGGAAATGGGTAAAAATGGGTTTGAATCCTTGCTCAAGTCCGAATCGATGCACCAAGTCGCCCAACGCTGCAACTATCAAGAGGTCGAGGATTTACTCGCCGCCTTGGGTTACGGCGAAGTCACGTTGAACTCGGTGGTCAACCGCCTGCGCGAGGCAGTCAAAACTCACCGCCCTACGGAAGACGATACGGATAGTTTAGATTACGAACAACTCGAACTGACCCCCTCGACCTCCTCGCGAGCCCTGCGCGAAGCGCCGCGTCCCTTACCGTCGGGCAAATCGCCGATTATTGGCGTTGAGGGATTGGTATACCATTTGGCGGGCTGTTGTAGTCCGGTTCCCGGGGAGGCGATCGTCGGGGCGGTTACTCGGCGCGATCGCGGCATTTCGATTCACCGTCAGGGTTGTCCCAACTTAGACCGCATTTCCGGCGATCGCCTGCTTCCGGTCAGTTGGAATCCCACCGACGAAGAAAGCGGTCGCGCCCAAACCTATCCGGTCGAGATTTCGATCGAAGTCCTCGACCGCGTCGGCGTGCTCAACGATATTCTGTCGCGATTGAAAGATAATAATGTCAACGTCCGCAGCGCCAATGTCAAGACTTACATGGGTAAACCTGCGGCGATCGAATTGGGGATCGATATCTGCGATCGCCACCAACTCGATCGCACCTTCGCCCAAATCCGACAAATGAGCGACGTTCTCAATTTGCGCCGCATGGGACAGATGGAGGATTGA
- the patD gene encoding heterocyst frequency control protein PatD, with amino-acid sequence MLPEVHCQKYRQFQQVVEELLALASETEGDSKTLKVKVLEMQQLFQEQILGLGIDDLDPSVASCVQSYQTEMHKQQRLLGNEVLFLQTCQQPQTRARRLAQIRERLEALSRYLVVVLGEASQEDARRSPPGH; translated from the coding sequence ATGCTGCCTGAAGTTCACTGTCAAAAGTATCGACAATTTCAGCAAGTCGTCGAGGAGTTACTCGCACTCGCCAGCGAGACTGAAGGGGATAGCAAGACCTTGAAAGTGAAGGTCTTGGAGATGCAACAGCTTTTTCAAGAGCAAATTTTAGGATTGGGGATCGACGATCTCGACCCGAGTGTTGCCTCCTGTGTACAGTCTTACCAGACAGAAATGCACAAACAGCAGCGTTTGCTCGGAAATGAAGTGTTATTCTTGCAAACTTGCCAGCAACCCCAAACCCGCGCCCGACGACTGGCTCAAATCCGGGAACGGTTGGAGGCGTTGAGTCGTTATCTGGTGGTGGTTTTGGGAGAAGCGAGTCAGGAGGATGCAAGGCGATCGCCGCCGGGTCACTGA
- a CDS encoding RNA-guided endonuclease InsQ/TnpB family protein, with protein sequence MDSGNTSLKSKKIRVYPETKLKMTWRKWLAASRYCYNAGMARLRDTYFEGLKLPSAYDLRQVVMSKIPEWVNSTPFNLRGAAVLDAHAAFKNTPKEHKLRPKFRSCRQPVSSFKLQSQNWRGGTTYPTHKTESGIKLKELKVNASEEIPEAIPSDFNVILDRGRWFITYTVEEERLTNPHQQAIALDPGVRTFLTGFDGNKVIALGNGSISRIVKLCKRLDRIQSETAKAKGRDNKRKRFKRRKLARQLRIKIRNLVDECHKKTAAFLTSNYSQVMIPDFKSSSMVYRAKRKINHKTARSLLTWAHYRFKQRLVHQAVKRGCQVIEVTEEYTSKTCSKCGQIHNRLGGSKKFICPNCSHRIDRDANGSINVFLKTISGN encoded by the coding sequence ACAAGTCTCAAATCAAAGAAGATCCGGGTTTACCCTGAAACCAAATTAAAGATGACTTGGCGCAAGTGGCTGGCAGCTAGCAGATATTGCTATAACGCCGGAATGGCAAGATTACGCGATACTTACTTTGAAGGGCTTAAATTACCTAGTGCTTATGACTTGCGTCAGGTGGTGATGTCGAAGATCCCGGAATGGGTAAATTCAACTCCCTTTAATTTGCGTGGAGCGGCGGTGCTCGACGCTCATGCCGCCTTTAAAAACACTCCCAAAGAACACAAGCTGAGGCCAAAGTTTCGGAGTTGCCGTCAACCCGTTTCATCCTTTAAGTTACAGTCTCAAAACTGGAGAGGGGGCACGACCTACCCAACGCACAAAACCGAGTCAGGAATTAAGCTAAAGGAGCTAAAAGTCAATGCCAGTGAAGAAATACCAGAAGCGATTCCGAGCGATTTTAATGTCATTTTGGATCGAGGTAGATGGTTTATAACCTACACCGTCGAAGAGGAAAGGCTGACCAATCCTCATCAACAGGCGATCGCCCTAGACCCTGGAGTGAGAACTTTTTTGACTGGTTTTGACGGCAACAAGGTCATTGCACTAGGCAACGGCTCAATCTCGCGCATTGTCAAGCTCTGTAAGCGTTTAGATCGGATTCAGTCAGAAACTGCTAAAGCTAAAGGTAGAGACAATAAGCGCAAAAGATTCAAGCGAAGAAAGCTGGCTCGGCAGCTAAGAATAAAAATTAGAAACCTGGTTGATGAATGTCACAAAAAGACTGCTGCTTTCTTGACCTCTAATTACTCCCAGGTCATGATTCCCGACTTTAAGTCATCGTCTATGGTCTACAGAGCCAAGCGAAAGATTAACCATAAAACAGCACGTTCTTTGCTCACTTGGGCGCACTACCGCTTTAAACAGAGGCTGGTTCACCAAGCGGTTAAACGAGGCTGCCAGGTAATAGAAGTCACGGAAGAATATACAAGCAAAACCTGCTCAAAATGCGGGCAGATTCACAATCGGCTAGGCGGTTCTAAGAAATTTATCTGCCCCAATTGCTCCCATAGAATCGACCGGGATGCTAATGGCAGTATCAATGTCTTCTTGAAAACAATCTCTGGCAATTAG
- a CDS encoding alpha/beta fold hydrolase, translated as MSVRSQFLTFKNTRLHYLEVGAIAAKTVLFLHGASFKAQTWQELGTLQLLSDRGYRAIALDLPGYGQSETVNANPQTFLLDCLDLLKVEKTAVVSPSTSGRFSLPFLVGHGDRLFGFVAIAPVGIPNFIEKLQGNSVPTLAVWGSNDRIVSPEQADLLVKVMSNARKVIFKEAGHACYMRATDPFHEELLAFLERCT; from the coding sequence ATGTCCGTGCGATCGCAATTTCTAACGTTTAAAAATACCCGTTTGCACTATCTCGAAGTTGGGGCGATCGCGGCCAAAACCGTACTGTTTTTACATGGAGCAAGTTTTAAAGCTCAAACGTGGCAAGAATTGGGAACCTTGCAATTATTGAGCGATCGCGGTTATCGAGCCATCGCGTTAGACTTACCCGGCTACGGCCAATCGGAAACCGTCAACGCCAATCCCCAAACGTTTCTGCTGGACTGCCTCGACTTGCTAAAAGTCGAGAAAACCGCAGTTGTTTCGCCTTCGACGAGCGGTCGGTTTAGTTTGCCCTTCCTCGTTGGTCATGGCGATCGCCTGTTTGGGTTTGTGGCGATCGCCCCGGTTGGCATTCCTAATTTTATAGAAAAGCTGCAAGGTAATTCCGTGCCGACGTTAGCAGTTTGGGGCAGCAACGATCGCATTGTCAGTCCCGAACAAGCGGATTTACTGGTCAAGGTAATGTCGAATGCGCGAAAAGTCATTTTTAAAGAAGCCGGACATGCCTGTTACATGAGGGCAACTGACCCATTTCACGAGGAACTCTTGGCATTTTTGGAACGTTGCACTTAA
- a CDS encoding AAA family ATPase — MNDLFKGFEQLLELAKTLEEKIEQGEIRTDVRVRSSSTIPRQGSIPRRPPTPEPEVIVTPPPPGETGQTATHDRPSHGSPNLSQIGGLSEVIRELRELVEIPLKRPELLEKLGLEPPRGVLLVGPPGTGKTLTARSLAGELGVNYIAINGPEIVGKYYGEAEARLRQLFEKAARSAPCLIFIDEIDSLAPDRAKVEGEVEKRIVGQLLGLMDGFAPTEGVIVLAATNRPNHLDPALRRPGRFDREVSFGVPDDRARLEILQILTRSMPLAESVDLEAIAAKCVGFVGADLKALSQKAAYFALRRLVPELDAPIPEQMTVTEEDFRQALRAIEPSVLRSLALEVPQIAWDEIGGLDEIKQILQESVEGALLYPELYQKTGAKAPRGILLAGPPGTGKTLLAKAVAAQANANFISVTGAELLSRWVGASEQAIAELFAKARQAAPCVIFIDELDTIAPSRGSNVGDSGVGDRVVGQFLAELDGLHSTPNVILIAATNRPEAIDPALRRSGRLDLQLTVDVPDRATRLAILQVHNKNRPLDRVDLGAWSDRTEGWNGADLALLSDRAALSAIRRYRRRGITDPAQITIAPEDFENARAEVGDRHLEP; from the coding sequence ATGAACGATTTATTTAAAGGTTTCGAGCAACTTTTAGAACTCGCTAAAACCCTGGAAGAAAAAATCGAACAAGGGGAAATTCGCACCGACGTTCGGGTGCGATCGAGTAGCACCATTCCCCGTCAAGGCAGCATTCCCCGGCGCCCGCCGACACCAGAACCGGAAGTCATCGTCACTCCACCGCCGCCGGGAGAGACGGGACAGACCGCGACCCACGATCGCCCGTCCCATGGATCGCCGAATTTATCCCAGATCGGCGGCTTGAGTGAAGTTATCCGAGAATTGAGAGAATTGGTAGAAATTCCGCTCAAACGTCCGGAATTATTAGAAAAATTGGGTTTAGAACCGCCGCGCGGGGTCTTACTCGTCGGACCGCCGGGAACCGGGAAAACTCTAACAGCGCGATCGCTCGCCGGAGAACTCGGGGTCAACTACATCGCCATCAACGGCCCGGAAATCGTCGGGAAGTATTACGGAGAAGCCGAAGCCCGCTTGCGCCAACTGTTTGAGAAAGCGGCGCGATCGGCGCCCTGTCTGATTTTCATCGATGAAATCGACTCCCTCGCCCCCGATCGCGCCAAAGTCGAAGGAGAAGTCGAAAAACGGATCGTCGGACAATTATTAGGCTTGATGGACGGTTTCGCGCCGACGGAGGGGGTCATCGTCCTGGCGGCGACCAACCGTCCCAACCATCTCGATCCGGCCCTGCGGCGTCCGGGACGCTTCGATCGCGAGGTGAGTTTTGGGGTTCCCGACGATCGCGCCCGCTTGGAGATCTTGCAGATTTTGACGCGATCGATGCCCTTAGCCGAATCTGTCGATTTAGAGGCGATCGCCGCTAAATGTGTCGGTTTTGTGGGTGCAGATCTCAAAGCACTCTCTCAAAAGGCCGCTTATTTCGCCTTACGTCGTTTAGTTCCCGAATTAGACGCGCCGATTCCCGAACAGATGACCGTTACCGAAGAGGATTTTAGGCAGGCGTTAAGGGCGATCGAACCGTCGGTGTTGCGATCGCTGGCCCTGGAAGTGCCGCAAATTGCCTGGGACGAGATCGGCGGATTGGACGAAATCAAGCAAATTTTACAAGAATCCGTCGAAGGTGCGTTACTTTACCCCGAACTCTATCAAAAAACCGGAGCCAAAGCACCGCGCGGCATTTTGCTCGCCGGACCGCCGGGAACCGGGAAAACTTTGTTAGCGAAAGCGGTGGCGGCGCAAGCCAACGCCAATTTTATCAGCGTCACCGGGGCCGAATTGCTCAGTCGCTGGGTGGGGGCGTCGGAACAGGCGATCGCCGAATTATTTGCCAAAGCGCGACAGGCGGCCCCTTGCGTCATTTTTATCGACGAATTGGATACGATCGCCCCGTCTCGGGGGTCGAATGTCGGCGATTCCGGCGTCGGCGATCGCGTCGTCGGTCAGTTCCTCGCCGAACTCGACGGGTTGCACTCCACCCCGAACGTGATTTTAATCGCGGCGACCAATCGACCGGAGGCGATCGATCCGGCCCTGCGGCGTTCCGGACGCTTGGATTTGCAGTTAACCGTGGATGTACCCGATCGCGCCACCCGGCTCGCTATCTTGCAAGTTCACAATAAAAACCGTCCCCTCGATCGCGTCGATCTCGGCGCGTGGAGCGATCGCACGGAAGGTTGGAATGGAGCCGATTTAGCCTTGTTGAGCGATCGGGCAGCCCTCTCCGCCATCCGCCGCTATCGCCGCCGGGGAATTACGGATCCGGCGCAAATTACGATCGCCCCTGAAGATTTCGAGAACGCCCGTGCAGAGGTGGGCGATCGGCATTTGGAACCCTAA